In the Enterococcus rotai genome, AGATAAGAGGTAATGACTAATCCGCCATTGGAGTGCCCTAAGTAATTGTATGTTTCAAATGAGTATTTTTCTTGGATATAATGTAATGCTAATTGATACCATTTTCCTTGAACGGGTAGTGTCTCATCACTACTGTCTTCAAACGCGATCACGATGATAGGATGTTCTGCGGTACTTGTTAATTTTCCTTTAGAGGAAACCGTTCCGTCTGTTGCTACGGTCACTTTTAACACGTCAGCTTTTGAATCTAAGGCTTTGATCAAGCCATTGAATCGATTCACTGTCCCATTTGTGCCTGGAACAAAAATCGTTGGCGTTTGAATTGCCACGGGGTCGCTTGTTGATGTAAATTTTTCGGCGAATGCCGTTAGGCTTTTTTGAAATAGAAGAAAGAGCATTAGAATAACACCTACAATCAAAAGTATTTTAGGAATCTTTCTTTTTATGTTTTTAGTAGTATTCATGAC is a window encoding:
- a CDS encoding alpha/beta hydrolase, encoding MNTTKNIKRKIPKILLIVGVILMLFLLFQKSLTAFAEKFTSTSDPVAIQTPTIFVPGTNGTVNRFNGLIKALDSKADVLKVTVATDGTVSSKGKLTSTAEHPIIVIAFEDSSDETLPVQGKWYQLALHYIQEKYSFETYNYLGHSNGGLVITSYLEEFQQTGDPELAKLITLGTPYNDTSKKYNEAVTSFTQLKETSDLLEGYLTNLENIPDTIEMLNIAGEVDDTASDNTVPVQSVFSGRYIYQDQVAEYQEVLIEGENTSHSELVENQKVVQLLKDFFW